The genomic region atCTAGAACGGGcgaacattttgttcataggccagcaacaaatgctgtaaaccagaaactgcgaacacagtcagtcgcaaaagccttcgagactcaccttgcgaaaattactcaggtttaccaaaccaccctttccttaccaagttacaagtttgtacctcactccagtgcctatatctacgactacctcattttatatatgataaggggaggggagatgtggtagatagggacaggcgaacggaagatcttgggatgtgacggaaagagagacacttccccccttctccctgcttcacattatctattaaccccagagtatgtaaccacacctaacccagtagttttccactcccgactaaccctagggaccctacaacccccctctgacgtagcaaagtcccccaaaactatttaaacccatgagataagataataaaggctttcgaccgtccaccacattggtgtcagcgtgtgtcgttagtccgagtggcccgggcgaggccgggctgccgtgctgtcttcttgcaaccaggtcgccgttgcctcTCATAAAGGCAACAGACATGGAGGtgtggagcatgtccagagaagggcaacaaggctggtgaggtgtgtggagcacaattcctgtgaggagcggctgaaggagctggggttttttatccaggagaagagaaggttcagGAGAGACAAGGCAGTGTCTGGGCAcaggctggacttgatgatctctaaggtcttttccaaccttgctgattctgtgattctctgaaaccACCCTCCTGAAACtggagcagttgcaggatgagccctgggcctcctcttcagaagctccagcagcccaggtccctcagcttctcctcacagccccaaagcccatcctgtcagtcctgcagagcctctgcagctcctcctcactgcccagaacagggagccccacagccagacacagcagcccagatgtgcccccctggcctggggtgcctctggcaagggagcagcaccaggcactgcaggagcctgtaggcaattcctgcagcacttgtaGGATTATCCTGCTCCCTAAGAGAGGTTCTGGAGCCAATTTGGGAACTGGAGGCCAGAgaagaaagagcaaacagggaTGGGCTGCTTGCAGGAGACCGAAAAGGGGcgggcagcaggaagaaatctgTAGCAGGGggaataaagaaagcaaaagtgaagccaaggaaatgctcagggcagtttggtggtggctgccaggcagccctggctctgagcagcagcatctgcagtgggacaggaaactcccagctgatgggaacaaactttctggctgactgcagaggccaggacaaagctgagtggtttccctggcgtcccccagcccttcctggccccaggggctgatggcatttgtgctgcctcaggttcatgtccccacagcagcagcatgggggtgctcccgcctgctgtgtgcagtgcaaacaggggctgctgagccagtgctgccgtgtctgtgcctgcaaggatgTGGCACCgctgtgagctgggggagaggccagggctgcagagggggggatgttgttggcagctccatgaggacgctctgggacactgccctgggctgtgcagcgcactggggatggatcagcccctgctctggtgCTCCTTCCCgtctcccccagggcccttgcagagcaccagccgtgctgtttgcccccagcctgcccacggccagcctggggctgctcacgggggttttctgtgctgagcattggcctggccgtgttcttgagagagcctgggcaaggagcctggagcccccaggccctggcctgaggcgtcagcgctgccccagcagtgcccatggcctgtccctgctgcagccccggcactgccacccccaggactgtgcccggccccgagagcactcaggccctgcagcagcaccagggccaccagggcagcggggcagggccacgggagcagcactggcagcaccaagtgctgctgctcctgggcacagctgctgtgccagcactgatctgccccagctctgcacacagacattgctgctgcagctccagagaaggcaacaaaagggcatctctgcagaaaactctgctgggacatcctttagttcctttaaagccactGAGAGCGtagcccctcattgacacagtctaTCAGTGACAGTAAAGTTGGAAAGTAACCAAATGAGAAATGACAAAACAATGGCATTTGTTTGTggacaatattaaaaaatgaaaacaaggggaaaacaaccacaaccaaataaaaataaagatgaataattttacaagtgatttgcagaaaaagGCTAGGAATTACTGTTCTGAAACCATGcagtcatcagtctccacactgcagccttgatctcctggttcctcagactgtagatgagggggttcagggctggaggcctcaccgagtacagaactgacagggccagatccagggatggggaggacatcgaAGGAGGCTTGAGATTGGCAAATGCTGCAGTGTTGACAAACAgggagaccacggccaggtgagggaggcaggtggaaaaggctttgtgccgtccctgctcagagggaatcctcagcacagccctgaagatctgcacataggagaaaacaatgaacacaaaacaaccaaatccaaaacacacaCTAACTGCAATGAGCCCAAGTTCCCTGAGATaagagcaggagagcttgaggatctgtgggatttcacagaagaactgtcccagggcattgccatggcacaggggcagggaaaatgtattggctgtgtgcatgagagcattgagaaaggcactggcccaggcagctgctgccatgtgggcacaagctctgctgcccaggagggtcccgtagtgcaggggtttgcagatggacacgtagcggtcgtagcacatgatggtcagcaggaaatactctgctgacatgaagagcataaagaaaaagagctgtgcagcacatcctgtgtaggagatggtgctggtgtcccagaaggaattgtgcatggctttggggacagtggtgcagatggagcccaggtcgctgagggccaggttgagcaggaagaagaacatgggcgtgtgcaggtggtggccgcaggctacggcgctgatgatgaggccgttgcccaggagggcagccagggagatgcccaggaagaggcagaagtgcaggagctgcagctgccgcgtgtctgccagtgccagcaggaggaagtggctggtggagctgctgttggacatttgctgtggctgcacatgggcacctggtcatggagaaaggacagtgacGAGTTAGAGGAGATACCTGTAACCAAAATCAAAGTAATTTCCGGTACACCCTCCCCTGGAACACACAGACATGGTTTAAGTGTTTTTGAGATCTAGGGTTTTCGTTTTTAAGCTTCCCCATGTCTCTGATGGTGGTCTTGGATATCAGAAACCCTCAACATTTCTTCTGAACTAAGGGAGAACAGAGCAAGTTCTGTGAGGCAAAGTGATGAGATAAGATTCAGGGGAGATGGTCTGACATTCTGACCTGTTTAGAATTTCTCTGGGCTTTAACCTTTCTCAGGTAGAGGGTGATCACCTTCCCTTGCTTCCCCTAAAATTTCACCAGGtactgctgagagcagatggatcctgcacagcccagctccacatTTGGAGCCAAGGACTCACATTGCTCATTTCaccaacccagcagcattttcagtgtcagaacaCCTCTGCATTTCCCCATCAATCTTATAACTCAGTGATGCTCTAGGACAGGTTTGCACCCTGGATTGAAGCTCCCAGCTTAGACTGAAATCTCAGGGAGACttccaagtgtccttctgatggcactggatg from Taeniopygia guttata chromosome 36, bTaeGut7.mat, whole genome shotgun sequence harbors:
- the LOC140681436 gene encoding olfactory receptor 14J1-like is translated as MSNSSSTSHFLLLALADTRQLQLLHFCLFLGISLAALLGNGLIISAVACGHHLHTPMFFFLLNLALSDLGSICTTVPKAMHNSFWDTSTISYTGCAAQLFFFMLFMSAEYFLLTIMCYDRYVSICKPLHYGTLLGSRACAHMAAAAWASAFLNALMHTANTFSLPLCHGNALGQFFCEIPQILKLSCSYLRELGLIAVSVCFGFGCFVFIVFSYVQIFRAVLRIPSEQGRHKAFSTCLPHLAVVSLFVNTAAFANLKPPSMSSPSLDLALSVLYSVRPPALNPLIYSLRNQEIKAAVWRLMTAWFQNSNS